The following proteins are encoded in a genomic region of Phycisphaera sp.:
- a CDS encoding FAD-binding oxidoreductase: protein MTVPYWQRSSKPQTIDVDAAVVGAGVCGLSAALHLIRRGLSVVVLERHAPGSGASSRNAGYLMRGLAENYRSARDTLGIETAQHVWRWSEENLRGLQSEGISELPSYKHTPSCLLALDQNEADELIESASLLQADGFGVLLSESGTDSAWASGLPITGLVNPGDATVNPAELVGLLASKLGTAVLAGQETHAIEPASTHDGHCVVRTAGATVHARRVLVCTNAYAGSLLPNLAPIVRPNRGQMLALTAEGARLDYAYYANRGHEYIRQTPDGTIVVGGCRNRFTQNEQTLDDQSTPPVQEAIESFARMLLDRPIKVVARWAGTMGFSPDGMPLVGPVSEDDSVWYCGGFTGHGMSLAYRTAAGAVAAMLDGSDADPLAASFALGRVGALERA, encoded by the coding sequence ATGACCGTTCCCTACTGGCAGAGATCCTCCAAACCCCAGACCATCGACGTCGACGCCGCCGTGGTCGGTGCGGGTGTCTGCGGCCTGTCCGCGGCGCTCCACCTGATCCGCCGCGGCCTTTCTGTCGTCGTGCTCGAACGCCACGCGCCCGGCTCGGGCGCGAGCTCCCGCAACGCCGGCTACCTCATGCGTGGGCTCGCCGAGAACTACCGCTCAGCACGCGACACGCTGGGGATTGAGACCGCCCAGCACGTCTGGCGCTGGAGCGAGGAAAACCTCCGCGGGCTCCAGTCCGAGGGCATCTCGGAGCTGCCGTCTTACAAGCACACTCCGAGTTGTTTGCTCGCTCTCGACCAGAACGAGGCCGACGAGCTCATCGAATCGGCGTCGCTCCTGCAAGCCGACGGTTTCGGCGTGCTGTTGAGTGAATCGGGCACGGACAGCGCTTGGGCCAGCGGTCTGCCCATCACCGGGCTGGTGAATCCCGGGGACGCGACGGTCAACCCTGCCGAACTCGTGGGTCTGCTCGCGAGCAAGCTCGGCACGGCGGTTCTCGCCGGGCAGGAAACCCACGCCATCGAGCCCGCGAGCACGCACGATGGCCATTGTGTCGTGCGGACCGCCGGCGCGACCGTGCACGCCCGGCGTGTGCTGGTGTGTACCAACGCGTACGCCGGCTCGCTGCTGCCGAATCTCGCGCCGATTGTGAGGCCCAACCGCGGGCAGATGCTCGCCCTGACCGCCGAGGGCGCGCGCCTGGACTACGCCTATTACGCCAATCGCGGGCACGAGTACATCCGCCAGACGCCCGACGGCACGATCGTCGTGGGCGGCTGCCGGAATCGCTTCACGCAAAACGAGCAGACCCTCGACGACCAATCGACCCCGCCGGTGCAGGAGGCCATCGAGAGCTTCGCGCGCATGCTGCTCGATCGCCCGATCAAAGTTGTGGCGCGGTGGGCGGGCACGATGGGCTTCTCGCCCGACGGCATGCCCCTGGTCGGCCCGGTGAGCGAGGACGACTCGGTCTGGTACTGCGGCGGGTTTACGGGCCACGGGATGTCGCTGGCTTATCGGACAGCCGCGGGTGCTGTTGCCGCCATGCTCGACGGCTCGGACGCCGATCCGCTGGCTGCCTCGTTCGCCCTTGGGCGTGTGGGGGCTCTGGAACGGGCCTGA
- the tuf gene encoding elongation factor Tu, with product MAKEVFERTKPHVNVGTIGHIDHGKSTLTAAMAARSAVKRGGKAKTYAEITKGGTVRDASKTVTIHSSHVEYETDNRHYAHVDCPGHADYVKNMITGAAQMDGAILVVSAADGPMPQTREHVLLARQVGVPYIVVALNKVDLVDDPELLELVEMEVRDLLSKYDFPGDDTPIVHITAKAAIEAPNDDAANKGVDELFDALDSYIPEPPRESDKPFLMAVEDVFSIKGRGTVATGRIERGVVKVGDAAEVVGLRPEPLKTTITGVEMFNKEMTEGMAGDNCGILLRGVEKKEIQRGQVIVKPGSINTHRKFKGEVYVLTKEEGGRHTPFFSGYKPQFYMRTTDVTGQVNLVGGAEMCMPGDNVEVEVDLEGKPVAMEAGLRFAVREGGRTIGSGVVTEIIE from the coding sequence ATGGCAAAAGAGGTCTTCGAGCGGACCAAGCCGCACGTAAACGTTGGCACGATCGGCCACATCGATCACGGCAAGAGCACCCTGACCGCCGCCATGGCGGCCAGGTCGGCCGTCAAGCGCGGTGGCAAGGCCAAGACCTATGCCGAAATCACCAAGGGTGGTACCGTCCGTGACGCGTCCAAGACCGTGACGATCCACTCGTCGCACGTCGAGTACGAGACCGACAACCGCCACTACGCGCACGTCGATTGCCCGGGCCACGCCGATTACGTGAAGAACATGATCACCGGTGCCGCCCAGATGGACGGCGCCATCCTCGTGGTCTCGGCCGCCGACGGCCCCATGCCCCAGACGCGTGAGCACGTGCTGCTCGCCCGCCAGGTGGGCGTGCCCTACATCGTCGTCGCCCTGAACAAGGTCGACCTCGTCGACGATCCCGAGCTCCTCGAGCTCGTCGAGATGGAAGTCCGCGACCTGCTGAGCAAGTACGACTTCCCCGGCGACGACACCCCGATCGTCCACATCACCGCCAAGGCTGCCATCGAAGCGCCCAACGACGACGCCGCCAACAAGGGCGTCGACGAGCTCTTCGATGCCCTGGACTCCTACATCCCCGAGCCGCCCCGCGAGTCGGACAAGCCCTTCCTGATGGCCGTCGAGGACGTGTTCAGCATCAAGGGCCGCGGTACCGTGGCTACCGGCCGCATCGAGCGTGGCGTCGTCAAGGTCGGCGATGCCGCCGAGGTTGTCGGCCTGCGTCCCGAGCCGCTCAAGACCACCATCACCGGTGTTGAGATGTTCAACAAGGAGATGACCGAGGGCATGGCCGGCGACAACTGCGGCATCCTGCTCCGCGGCGTCGAGAAGAAGGAAATCCAGCGCGGCCAGGTCATCGTGAAGCCCGGCAGCATCAACACCCACCGCAAGTTCAAGGGTGAGGTCTACGTGCTGACCAAGGAGGAGGGCGGCCGCCACACCCCGTTCTTCTCGGGCTACAAACCCCAGTTCTACATGCGGACCACCGACGTGACCGGCCAGGTCAACCTCGTCGGCGGGGCCGAGATGTGCATGCCCGGCGATAACGTCGAGGTCGAGGTCGACCTCGAGGGCAAGCCCGTTGCCATGGAAGCCGGCCTCCGGTTCGCCGTCCGCGAGGGTGGCCGCACCATCGGTTCGGGCGTCGTCACCGAGATCATCGAGTAA
- a CDS encoding ABC transporter ATP-binding protein/permease, translating to MPAFWRLAKLMLIFKGRIALALLCAVLSGGSLAIGLLTSSPIVDGLFKEQQGLQKLALDHNAKGSWQFPAWLVDSLPQDAWPSIVFLVILIAVLAVFAGVFQFTHSFLALTVVHRTVMRVRRQAFRALLFMPLLAAQRGSSDGQADASAGSVGGSDAVSRLIADADQLAYGFEALLSKAVTQVTKGLGALVFAFIIDWKLSLLALIIAPAVWGVIRYFGRRIKKASKAAMGHRAQLLSIATEAAQALRVVKAYTAERRETHRFSLANRRVYHQMLKARTARALSKPFVEVLTVLILVVLVLVAFWAITNGRLEVPDFVKVLAGLALGGAALKPLTGLLNDMQTSAGAAERLEELLNASTEPGHEAGLERLPRHSRVIELKNVSVRYPGARTPAVDGVSLSIEHGERVAIVGPNGSGKTTLLGLLYRLYDPEQGAVLVDGHDLTKVSVRSLRKQIGVVSQETVLFEGSVRDNVAYGKPTASDAEVQAALDRARATEFVEQMPGGMKAAIAERGTSLSGGQRQRLAIARSILRDPAILILDEATSMIDAGSEARINEAMDEFSQGRTTVVVAHRLSTVRRADRIVVLAAGKIVDIGTHDQLMARCELYQDLARTQLLGGEDTENDR from the coding sequence ATGCCGGCCTTCTGGCGACTCGCCAAGCTCATGCTCATCTTCAAGGGGCGTATCGCCCTGGCGCTGCTGTGCGCCGTGCTCTCGGGCGGTAGCCTGGCGATCGGCCTCTTGACCTCCTCGCCCATCGTCGACGGCCTGTTCAAAGAGCAACAGGGCCTCCAGAAGCTGGCCCTCGACCACAACGCCAAGGGCTCCTGGCAGTTCCCAGCCTGGCTGGTCGACAGCCTGCCCCAGGATGCTTGGCCCAGCATCGTCTTCCTGGTCATCCTCATCGCCGTGCTGGCGGTGTTTGCCGGGGTGTTCCAGTTCACCCACTCGTTCCTGGCCCTCACCGTGGTGCATCGCACGGTCATGCGCGTCCGCCGGCAGGCGTTCCGGGCCCTGCTCTTTATGCCCCTGCTGGCCGCCCAGCGCGGTTCGAGCGACGGCCAGGCCGACGCTTCTGCCGGCAGCGTTGGTGGCAGCGATGCCGTCAGCCGCCTCATCGCCGACGCGGACCAGCTCGCCTACGGCTTCGAGGCCCTGCTCAGCAAGGCCGTCACGCAGGTCACCAAGGGCCTTGGTGCCCTCGTTTTCGCGTTCATCATCGACTGGAAGCTCTCGCTGCTGGCCCTGATCATCGCGCCGGCGGTCTGGGGCGTCATTCGCTACTTTGGGCGTCGCATCAAGAAGGCATCGAAGGCTGCCATGGGTCATCGCGCCCAATTGCTCAGCATCGCCACCGAGGCCGCCCAGGCCCTGCGGGTGGTCAAGGCCTACACCGCCGAACGCCGCGAGACCCACCGCTTCAGCCTGGCCAATCGCCGTGTGTACCACCAGATGCTCAAGGCCCGCACAGCCCGGGCCTTGTCCAAGCCGTTCGTCGAGGTGCTCACGGTCCTCATCCTGGTGGTCCTCGTGCTTGTGGCGTTCTGGGCGATTACCAACGGTCGCCTCGAAGTGCCCGATTTTGTGAAGGTCCTCGCCGGCCTGGCCTTGGGCGGTGCCGCCCTCAAGCCCCTCACCGGCCTGCTCAACGACATGCAGACCTCCGCCGGCGCGGCCGAACGCCTCGAAGAACTCCTCAACGCCAGCACCGAGCCCGGCCACGAGGCCGGGCTCGAACGCCTGCCACGCCACAGCCGGGTCATCGAACTCAAGAACGTCTCGGTCCGCTACCCCGGCGCGCGCACGCCGGCGGTCGACGGCGTCTCGCTCTCGATCGAGCACGGCGAGCGCGTCGCCATCGTCGGCCCCAACGGCTCGGGCAAGACCACGCTGCTCGGCTTGCTCTACCGCCTCTACGACCCCGAGCAAGGGGCGGTCCTCGTCGACGGCCACGACCTTACGAAGGTCTCGGTCCGCTCCCTGCGTAAGCAGATCGGCGTGGTGAGCCAGGAGACCGTGCTGTTCGAGGGCAGCGTGCGGGACAACGTCGCCTATGGCAAGCCCACCGCCTCCGATGCCGAGGTGCAGGCCGCCCTCGACCGGGCCCGCGCCACCGAGTTTGTCGAGCAGATGCCAGGGGGCATGAAGGCCGCCATCGCCGAGCGGGGTACCTCGCTCTCGGGCGGGCAGCGGCAGCGGCTGGCGATCGCCCGGTCGATCTTGCGAGATCCGGCCATCCTGATCCTCGACGAGGCCACCAGCATGATCGACGCGGGCTCGGAGGCCCGCATCAACGAGGCCATGGACGAATTCAGCCAGGGCCGCACCACCGTGGTGGTCGCCCACCGCCTGAGCACGGTCCGCCGGGCCGATCGCATCGTTGTCCTTGCGGCCGGCAAGATCGTCGACATCGGCACCCACGACCAGCTCATGGCCCGCTGCGAGTTGTACCAGGACCTGGCCCGCACCCAGCTCCTGGGCGGCGAAGACACCGAGAACGACCGGTAA
- the rpmG gene encoding 50S ribosomal protein L33 — translation MAKKKGAAREYVWLQCSETGDLNYRTSVNVRGGLPEGMKEGINKYCPRLRKHTIHKIKRK, via the coding sequence ATGGCTAAGAAAAAGGGCGCTGCCCGCGAATACGTCTGGCTCCAGTGCAGCGAGACCGGCGACCTCAACTACCGCACCTCGGTCAACGTTCGTGGTGGGCTGCCCGAGGGCATGAAAGAGGGCATCAACAAGTACTGCCCCCGCCTGCGCAAGCACACGATCCACAAGATCAAGCGCAAGTAA